One segment of Synechococcus sp. MU1617 DNA contains the following:
- a CDS encoding citrate synthase, translating into MAQQQTGDLRHARTGIELRPGLDGVPATQSAICDIDGEQGLLTYRGYPMQDLAANSSFLETAYLLIWGELPSRDQLAEFEHAVQMHRRVSFRVRDMMKCFPASGHPMDALQSSAASLGLFYSRRAIDDPQYIYDAVVRLIAKIPTMVAAFQLIRKGQDPIQPRDDLAYSANFLYMLTEREPDPLAARIFDRCLMLHAEHSLNASTFSARVTASTLTDPYAVVASAVGTLAGPLHGGANEDVLAMLEQVGSPENAGAFLDEAIAAKRKIMGFGHREYKVKDPRAVILQALVEEMFASFGHDDLYDVARAIEEEAASRLGPKGIYPNVDFYSGLVYRKLGIPRDLFTPVFAIARVAGWLAHWREQLGANRIFRPSQIYSGSQPRSWMPIEERVSAPAA; encoded by the coding sequence TTGGCTCAGCAGCAGACAGGTGACCTGCGCCATGCGCGGACCGGGATCGAACTGCGTCCAGGCCTGGATGGCGTGCCGGCCACCCAGTCGGCGATCTGCGACATCGATGGAGAGCAAGGGCTGCTCACCTATCGCGGCTATCCGATGCAGGATCTGGCGGCCAACAGCAGCTTCCTGGAAACGGCCTACCTGCTGATCTGGGGAGAGCTGCCCAGCCGCGACCAGCTGGCGGAGTTTGAGCACGCTGTGCAGATGCACCGGCGCGTCAGCTTCCGGGTGCGGGACATGATGAAGTGCTTCCCGGCCAGCGGCCACCCGATGGACGCGCTGCAGTCCAGTGCAGCATCCCTGGGACTGTTCTATTCGCGCCGGGCGATCGACGACCCGCAGTACATCTATGACGCGGTGGTGCGGCTGATCGCCAAGATCCCCACGATGGTGGCGGCCTTTCAGCTGATCCGCAAAGGCCAGGACCCAATTCAACCCCGGGATGATCTGGCCTATTCCGCCAATTTCCTCTACATGCTCACGGAACGTGAGCCGGATCCCCTGGCGGCGCGGATCTTTGATCGATGCCTGATGCTCCATGCCGAGCACAGCCTCAACGCCAGCACCTTCAGTGCCCGGGTCACCGCCAGCACCCTCACCGACCCCTACGCCGTGGTGGCTTCAGCCGTCGGCACCCTGGCTGGCCCACTCCACGGCGGCGCCAATGAAGACGTCCTTGCCATGCTCGAGCAGGTGGGAAGTCCCGAGAACGCTGGCGCTTTCCTGGATGAGGCCATCGCGGCCAAGCGCAAAATCATGGGCTTCGGCCACCGTGAATACAAGGTCAAAGACCCCCGTGCCGTGATCCTGCAAGCCCTGGTGGAGGAGATGTTCGCGAGCTTCGGCCATGACGACCTCTACGACGTGGCCCGGGCGATCGAAGAAGAAGCAGCGTCCCGCCTTGGCCCCAAGGGGATTTATCCCAACGTGGATTTCTATTCGGGCCTGGTGTATCGCAAGCTCGGCATACCCAGGGATCTGTTCACGCCGGTCTTCGCTATCGCCAGGGTCGCCGGCTGGCTGGCCCATTGGCGTGAGCAGCTCGGAGCGAACCGGATTTTCCGGCCTTCGCAGATCTACTCCGGATCCCAGCCACGCTCTTGGATGCCCATTGA
- the sixA gene encoding phosphohistidine phosphatase SixA, with translation MPGSSLADLVLLRHGIAEPRQAGQDHPERPLTAAGRQRTQRVMEALVQRGLRLDRLLSSPYLRALQTSELALEAGLAPELAVDERLQPGGGLETLLTPWDGYLGLVGHEPDLGHLACALLRCAPGALVLKKAGVIQLRRSSGQWQLQALLRPALLIDDLSC, from the coding sequence ATGCCCGGCTCGAGCTTGGCTGACCTGGTGCTGTTGCGGCATGGCATCGCCGAACCCCGCCAGGCGGGCCAGGACCATCCGGAACGCCCCTTGACCGCCGCCGGCCGTCAGCGAACCCAGCGGGTGATGGAGGCCCTGGTGCAACGGGGGCTGCGGTTGGATCGCTTGCTCTCGAGTCCGTACCTTCGGGCGTTGCAAACGTCGGAACTGGCTTTGGAGGCGGGGCTCGCTCCAGAGCTGGCGGTGGACGAACGCCTTCAACCTGGAGGAGGCCTTGAAACGTTGTTGACGCCGTGGGATGGATACCTCGGTCTGGTGGGCCATGAGCCGGACCTTGGCCATCTGGCCTGCGCTCTTCTGAGGTGTGCCCCCGGTGCCCTGGTGCTGAAGAAAGCCGGTGTGATCCAGCTGCGTCGTTCCTCGGGCCAGTGGCAGTTGCAGGCCTTGCTTCGGCCAGCACTGTTGATTGACGACTTAAGTTGCTGA